In a genomic window of Helianthus annuus cultivar XRQ/B chromosome 10, HanXRQr2.0-SUNRISE, whole genome shotgun sequence:
- the LOC110885473 gene encoding uncharacterized protein LOC110885473: MITNSSLYLIVPIRRVYILDQLFKEGNKNPSHCRLTSVIESALLPIKPTFDMVNCNQQAETWECGYILLQSMFDFVNVYQKQFPKMWNDTKEVTNEDIEKTLKELMPILFDGLGIP, encoded by the exons ATGATAACGAATTCATCATTGTACCTTATTGTGCCGA TACGACGGGTATATATTTTAGATCAACTATTCAAAGAGGGCAACAAGAATCCTAGCCACTGTCGTCTTACAAGTGTGATTGAAAGCGCCTTGctgccaataaaacccacatttGATATGGTTAAT TGCAATCAACAAGCTGAGACATGGGAATGCGGCTATATACTTCTTCAATCTATGTTCGACTTTGTCAATGTGTATCAAAAGCAATTTCCGAAA atGTGGAACGACACGAAAGAGGTTACAAATGAAGATATAGAAAAGACGTTGAAGGAATTGATGCCAATTTTATTTGACGGGTTGGGTATTCCTTAG